From the genome of Halorussus caseinilyticus, one region includes:
- a CDS encoding helix-turn-helix transcriptional regulator, whose protein sequence is MATQSELEDIDDLPPSAKLVFKVLEYKGSLTQKQIVEESMLSARTVRYALERLEELDVVTEDVYFADARQNLYEIDVACDTSADCADAQKCAE, encoded by the coding sequence ATGGCAACTCAGTCCGAGTTAGAGGACATCGACGACCTGCCGCCGAGCGCGAAACTCGTTTTCAAGGTACTCGAATACAAAGGCTCGCTGACCCAGAAACAGATAGTCGAAGAGTCGATGCTCTCGGCGCGCACGGTCCGGTACGCCCTCGAACGACTGGAAGAACTGGACGTGGTGACCGAAGACGTGTACTTCGCGGACGCTCGCCAGAACCTCTACGAGATAGACGTTGCCTGCGACACCTCGGCCGACTGCGCCGACGCGCAGAAGTGCGCCGAGTAA